AAACATTCGGTATACGCCTTACTACTTATCACAACTTACATTTTCTGTTAAAATTAATGGAGGACATTAGACAAGCGATTCGTGAAGATCGTCTTCTAGATTTTAAAGAAGAATTTTTCGAACAATACGGTCTCAATGTTGAAAATCCGAAAAATTTCTAGATAGGAGTTTGATTTATGTCATCGATTATTAGTTTATTACCACTTATATTGCTGTTCGTTGTCATGTGGTTCTTCATGATTCGTCCTCAGCAAAAACGTGCAAAAGAGCATCGTGAAATGGTGGAACAATTACAATCAGGTCAACGCGTCACAACAATTGGCGGTATCAAAGGAACTGTACGTGCAGTAGATGAAACAACAGCTGTTATTACTGTAAATGGCAAAGGTACAGAACTTACTTTTGAAAAACAAGCGATTAAACAAGTTGACCCATCATAAAAAGTAGAATTAGACACAGCTGGGGCAATGTATTTTGCTCCAGCTTGTATCATTTTTAACACTATATAAGAAGTTTGATAAAATTTTTACGAAATCGGCCTAATTTGATATGATAGTAAAGATTGATAGTTAGACTTGATAAGAGAGTGGGATATTAACTTTTAGTCATCTGAAAATGATGCGCTTTTTGCTAAAAGGAAATTGATTATTGATTTTTTCATATATCAATAATGATGATGATCCCAAGATACTTAGAATATGACATAAAGTGTTAACTATGAAACAAAATAAAAAGAGGTGTTTATGTGAAGAAAGCAAGTAGGTTGGTTGCATTTTTTGCTGTAGTTGCATTGCTCTTTGGGTTAATGGCAACGACATACAAAAGTGTAATCAAAGACGTTAACCTGGGACTTGACCTACAAGGTGGTTTCGAGGTGCTTTATCAAGTTAACCCATTGCAAAAAGGGGATAAAATTGATAGTACCGCTGTCGAATCGACTGCCAAGACATTGGAACGACGTGTCAATGTATTAGGTGTCTCAGAACCAAAAATTCAAGTGGAGGATAAAAACCGTATACGTGTCCAATTGGCCGGTGTTAAAGACCAATCACAAGCGCGTAAAATTTTATCTTCTCAGGCAAACTTAACCATTCGTGATGCAGACGATAAAGTCTTGTTAACAGGTAAAGACTTAGTACAAGGTTCTGCAAAACAAGAATTTAAACAAAACACGAATGCACCAGCTGTTACTTTTAAATTAAAAGACAGTAAAAAGTTTGCACGTGTCACACAAGAAATCTCTGAAAAAGATGAGAATGTCATGGTCGTATGGCTAGACTTCCAAAAAGGAGATAGCTACCAAGACGAAAAAACAAAAGAGGATCCTAAATACATCTCTGCAGCATCTGTAGAACAAGCGATTAACTCTGAAAGTGTTGAAATTTCAGGTGGTTTTGAAGGAGAAGATGGTATTGCTGAGGCAAAACAAATTGCTGACCTTCTAAACTCAGGGTCATTACCAGTTGACTTGAAAGAAATTTATTCAACATCTGTAGGGGCTCAATTTGGTCAAGATGCTTTAGATAAAACGATCTTTGCCTCTGTATTAGGTATCGGCATTATCTTTGCCTTTATGTTATTGTTCTACCACATTCCGGGCGCGATCGCCGTAATTACATTAACAACTTACATCTATTTAACAATGGTTGCCTTTAACTTTATCGGTGGTGTGCTGACATTACCTGGTTTAGCAGCCCTCGTATTAGGTGTTGGGATGGCCGTGGATGCGAACATCATTATGTATGAACGTATTAAGGATGAAATTCGTATTGGTCGTACCTTGAAACAAGCGTATAAACGTGCGAATAAAAGTTCATTTATTACCATTTTGGATGCCAACTTAACAACCGTATTGGCAGCAACAGTTTTATTCTTCTTTGGTGAAAGTTCTGTAAAAGGATTCGCGACAATGTTATTATTAGCAATCCTAATGAGTTTCGTGACAGCCGTATTCTTAACACGACTATTATTATCGTTACTCGTACACTCAAACTACTTCAAGAAGAAAATGTGGTTATTTGGTGTTAAGAAGAAAGACATTCATGACATTAACGAAGGTTATGATGTACCAGATTTACACACACCTTATGACAAAATTGACTTTATGAAGTTAGCCAAACCTTTATTTGCATTCAGTGGTATCATCATTCTTGCAGGTATTATCATTATCTCAATATTTAAATTGAACTTGGGGATTGATTTTACATCAGGTACACGTGTAGACTTCCAATCTGATCAAGCGTTGAAACAGACACAAATTGAGAAAAAAATGGAAGATATTGGTTTAAAACCGAACCAAATGTCAATTGGTGGTAATAAAGATCAAAATGCCTCAATGCAATATAAACGTGATCTGACAAAAGAAGAAGTATTGAAGTTGAAAGACACGATTAGTGAATCATACAATGCGGATCCGTCGGTGAACACGGTATCACCAACGATTGGACAAGAATTAGCGAAGAATGCAATGTTAGCTGTTCTTCTTGCATCAATCGGTATGATTATCTATATCACACTGCGTTTCGAATGGC
This region of Staphylococcus sp. IVB6240 genomic DNA includes:
- the yajC gene encoding preprotein translocase subunit YajC, producing MSSIISLLPLILLFVVMWFFMIRPQQKRAKEHREMVEQLQSGQRVTTIGGIKGTVRAVDETTAVITVNGKGTELTFEKQAIKQVDPS
- the secDF gene encoding protein translocase subunit SecDF, with the translated sequence MKKASRLVAFFAVVALLFGLMATTYKSVIKDVNLGLDLQGGFEVLYQVNPLQKGDKIDSTAVESTAKTLERRVNVLGVSEPKIQVEDKNRIRVQLAGVKDQSQARKILSSQANLTIRDADDKVLLTGKDLVQGSAKQEFKQNTNAPAVTFKLKDSKKFARVTQEISEKDENVMVVWLDFQKGDSYQDEKTKEDPKYISAASVEQAINSESVEISGGFEGEDGIAEAKQIADLLNSGSLPVDLKEIYSTSVGAQFGQDALDKTIFASVLGIGIIFAFMLLFYHIPGAIAVITLTTYIYLTMVAFNFIGGVLTLPGLAALVLGVGMAVDANIIMYERIKDEIRIGRTLKQAYKRANKSSFITILDANLTTVLAATVLFFFGESSVKGFATMLLLAILMSFVTAVFLTRLLLSLLVHSNYFKKKMWLFGVKKKDIHDINEGYDVPDLHTPYDKIDFMKLAKPLFAFSGIIILAGIIIISIFKLNLGIDFTSGTRVDFQSDQALKQTQIEKKMEDIGLKPNQMSIGGNKDQNASMQYKRDLTKEEVLKLKDTISESYNADPSVNTVSPTIGQELAKNAMLAVLLASIGMIIYITLRFEWRMGISSIISLLHDAFMIIAVFSLLRLEVDITFIAAVLTIIGYSINDTIVTFDRVREMLANVKVITKEEQIDYIVNSSIRQTLTRSINTVLTVVVVVVALLIFGASSIFNFSLALLIGLVSGVYSSIFTAVPLWGILKKRELRKSENDKLVVYKRKRTNEEKVLV